One window from the genome of Halostella litorea encodes:
- the nucS gene encoding endonuclease NucS produces MTASGRRSTDVTLRNPSAEEALSTVEDGVAAGALVTLFGRCTVDYDGRAASQLGPGDRHVMLKPDGTILVHTDEGQKPVNWQPPGCTHEPSLTDAGDLRVRSVRSSPDEELVVTFERVDQVSAFDLTDGHDLAVEGTEEDLRQRILADPSLVEDGFTPLATERETPAGAVDIYGEDAAGRTVVVELKRRRVGPDAVGQLDRYVGALERSLHADASVRGLLIAPSVTQRAERLLEKKGLEFVALSPP; encoded by the coding sequence GTGACCGCAAGCGGCCGACGCTCCACGGACGTGACGCTCCGGAACCCGAGCGCCGAGGAGGCGCTGTCGACCGTCGAGGACGGCGTGGCGGCCGGCGCGCTCGTCACCCTGTTCGGCCGGTGTACCGTCGACTACGACGGCCGCGCCGCCAGCCAGCTCGGCCCCGGCGACCGCCACGTCATGCTCAAGCCCGACGGCACCATCCTCGTCCACACCGACGAGGGACAGAAACCCGTCAACTGGCAGCCGCCGGGCTGTACGCACGAGCCGTCGCTTACGGACGCCGGCGACCTCCGGGTCCGGAGCGTCCGCTCGTCGCCCGACGAGGAGCTGGTCGTCACGTTCGAGCGCGTCGACCAGGTGTCGGCGTTCGACCTGACCGACGGCCACGATCTGGCCGTCGAGGGGACCGAGGAGGACCTGCGCCAGCGGATCCTCGCCGACCCGTCGCTCGTCGAGGACGGCTTCACGCCGCTGGCGACCGAGCGCGAGACGCCCGCCGGCGCGGTCGACATCTACGGCGAGGACGCCGCCGGCCGGACCGTCGTCGTCGAACTCAAGCGCCGCCGCGTCGGCCCGGACGCTGTCGGCCAACTCGACCGCTACGTCGGGGCGCTGGAGCGCTCGCTCCACGCCGACGCGAGCGTCCGCGGGCTGCTGATCGCGCCCTCCGTGACGCAGAGAGCGGAGCGGCTGCTGGAGAAGAAGGGCCTCGAGTTCGTCGCGCTATCGCCGCCATAA
- the mutS gene encoding DNA mismatch repair protein MutS has translation MDPALGPPEKMAERVEDLTPMMRQYHDLCARYDDSLVLFQVGDFYETFCEAAETTARLLEITLTEREDSTGTYAMSGIPIDNAESYIETLLDAGYRVAVADQVQDPSETTGVVDRAVTRIVTPGTITEDELLETDDNNFVACLTESVDGERYGLALLDVSTGDFYVTGADSTATVADEVSRFAPPEAIVGPNVRTGAAEAFDADCMVTPYDEAAFGGDAARETVADYFGSPDRLLASDAEIRACGALLAYAEYARGGQNGRLDYLNHLTRYDPREYMLMDAVALRSLELFERRGVHGAEGATLVDVLDETASAVGSRKLKDWLRRPLIERDRIEARHDAVGELTERVRTREALHERLRDVYDVERLVGRISRGRANARDLRSLKETLDAIPDLKERLADADCEPLRELREEMDELDDVRTLIGDAIRANPPAEITEGELIREGYDDELDDLRETERSGKAWVDDLEEGERERTGIDSLKVGHNSVHGYYIEVTDANLDRVPDDYTRRQTLKNAERYYTPELKEREDEIIRAEQRADELEYELFTEVRSDVAAESERIQRLADAVAELDALVSLAEVAARYGYVRPELADDRIRIEAGRHPVVERTQESFVPNDAAFDRESRVAVVTGPNMSGKSTYMRQVALIAVLAQVGSFVPAESAELRIVDRVFTRVGASDDIAGGQSTFMVEMTELSEILRAATPDSLVLLDEVGRGTSTTDGYAIARAVTEYLHDEVGATTLFATHHHDLTEVAADLPGAFNRHFAAERVGDGDATDGADDREVTFSHEIRPGAATASYGAEVASMAGVPGDVVDRARDLLDDAADAASGRGAGTADPDPTDARGRPTDLPQVDAGEGRPAVATDGDPDVPLSVAERLRATSIADTTPMEALRLLDELQRELE, from the coding sequence ATGGACCCGGCGCTGGGACCCCCCGAAAAGATGGCCGAGCGGGTCGAGGACCTGACGCCGATGATGCGCCAGTACCACGACCTCTGTGCGCGCTACGACGACTCGCTCGTCCTGTTTCAGGTCGGGGACTTCTACGAGACGTTCTGCGAGGCCGCCGAGACGACCGCCCGCCTGCTGGAGATCACCCTCACCGAGCGCGAGGACAGCACCGGCACCTACGCGATGTCCGGCATCCCGATCGACAACGCGGAGTCGTACATCGAGACGCTGCTGGACGCGGGCTACCGCGTCGCCGTCGCCGACCAGGTGCAGGACCCGTCGGAGACCACCGGCGTCGTCGACCGCGCGGTCACCCGCATCGTCACGCCCGGCACGATAACCGAGGACGAACTGCTGGAGACCGACGACAACAACTTCGTCGCCTGCCTGACGGAGTCGGTCGACGGCGAGCGGTACGGCCTCGCCCTGCTCGACGTGTCGACCGGCGACTTCTACGTCACCGGGGCCGACTCGACCGCGACGGTCGCCGACGAGGTGAGCCGCTTCGCCCCGCCGGAGGCCATCGTCGGCCCGAACGTCCGGACCGGCGCGGCGGAGGCGTTCGACGCGGACTGCATGGTGACGCCGTACGACGAGGCTGCCTTCGGTGGCGACGCCGCCCGCGAGACGGTCGCCGACTACTTCGGGTCGCCGGACCGCCTGCTGGCCTCGGACGCGGAGATCCGGGCCTGCGGCGCGCTGCTCGCGTACGCCGAGTACGCGCGCGGCGGGCAGAATGGCCGCCTCGATTACCTCAACCACCTGACGCGGTACGACCCGCGGGAGTACATGCTCATGGACGCCGTGGCCCTGCGCAGCCTCGAACTGTTCGAGCGCCGCGGCGTCCACGGCGCGGAGGGGGCGACGCTGGTCGACGTGCTGGACGAGACGGCGAGCGCCGTCGGCAGCCGGAAGCTGAAGGACTGGCTCCGCCGGCCGCTGATCGAGCGCGACCGGATCGAGGCGCGCCACGACGCCGTCGGCGAACTCACTGAGCGGGTCCGGACCCGCGAGGCGCTCCACGAGCGCCTGCGGGACGTGTACGACGTCGAGCGCCTCGTCGGCCGGATCTCCCGCGGCCGGGCGAACGCGCGGGACCTGCGCTCCCTGAAGGAGACGCTGGACGCGATCCCGGACCTGAAGGAACGCCTCGCGGACGCCGACTGCGAGCCCCTCCGCGAACTCCGCGAGGAGATGGACGAACTCGACGACGTTCGCACCCTGATCGGCGACGCGATCCGGGCGAACCCGCCCGCAGAGATCACGGAGGGCGAGCTGATCCGCGAGGGGTACGACGACGAACTCGACGACCTGCGCGAGACCGAGCGCTCGGGGAAGGCGTGGGTCGACGACCTGGAGGAAGGCGAGCGCGAGCGCACCGGCATCGACTCGCTGAAGGTCGGCCACAACTCGGTGCACGGCTACTACATCGAGGTGACCGACGCCAACCTCGACCGCGTCCCGGACGACTACACGCGCCGGCAGACGCTGAAGAACGCCGAGCGGTACTACACGCCCGAACTGAAGGAGCGCGAGGACGAGATCATCCGCGCCGAGCAGCGCGCCGACGAACTGGAGTACGAACTGTTCACCGAGGTGCGCAGCGACGTGGCCGCCGAGTCCGAGCGGATCCAGCGGCTCGCGGACGCCGTCGCCGAACTCGACGCGCTCGTCTCGCTCGCCGAGGTGGCCGCGCGGTACGGCTACGTCCGCCCCGAACTGGCCGACGACCGGATCCGGATCGAGGCCGGCCGGCACCCCGTCGTCGAGCGCACCCAGGAGTCGTTCGTCCCGAACGACGCCGCCTTCGACCGCGAGTCGCGCGTCGCGGTCGTCACCGGCCCGAACATGAGCGGCAAGTCGACGTACATGCGCCAGGTGGCGCTGATCGCCGTGCTCGCGCAGGTCGGGAGCTTCGTCCCGGCCGAGTCGGCAGAGCTCCGGATCGTCGACCGCGTGTTCACCCGCGTCGGCGCGAGCGACGACATCGCGGGCGGCCAGTCCACGTTCATGGTCGAGATGACCGAACTGTCGGAGATACTCCGCGCCGCCACGCCGGACTCGCTGGTGCTTCTGGACGAGGTGGGCCGCGGCACGAGCACGACCGACGGCTACGCCATCGCGCGGGCGGTCACGGAGTACCTCCACGACGAGGTCGGCGCGACGACGCTGTTCGCCACCCACCACCACGACCTGACCGAGGTTGCCGCGGACCTGCCCGGCGCGTTCAACCGCCACTTCGCCGCCGAGCGCGTGGGGGACGGCGACGCCACGGACGGAGCCGACGACCGCGAGGTGACGTTCAGCCACGAGATACGGCCGGGGGCGGCGACGGCCTCCTACGGCGCCGAGGTCGCCAGCATGGCCGGCGTGCCGGGCGATGTCGTGGACCGGGCGCGGGACCTACTCGACGACGCGGCGGACGCGGCGAGCGGTCGCGGCGCGGGCACGGCCGATCCGGACCCGACGGACGCCCGTGGCCGACCTACAGACTTGCCGCAGGTCGACGCGGGCGAGGGTCGACCCGCCGTCGCGACCGACGGCGACCCGGATGTGCCGCTGTCGGTCGCCGAGCGCCTGCGCGCGACCAGCATCGCCGACACGACGCCGATGGAGGCACTGCGGCTGCTCGACGAACTCCAGCGCGAACTGGAGTAG
- a CDS encoding thioredoxin family protein — protein MTDTAAPADGEFDTPVSVDTGDELDALLAEHDLVLVDFYTKGCTLCQAVEPVVGTVARATDAVVATCNPRTDLALVDEYDVRSVPTLVLFADGEEVARHADGFVGAEELVGTVEEHAPPAATEPRRR, from the coding sequence ATGACCGACACCGCCGCGCCGGCCGATGGCGAGTTCGACACGCCCGTCAGCGTCGACACCGGGGACGAACTCGACGCGCTCCTCGCCGAGCACGACCTCGTCCTCGTGGACTTCTACACGAAGGGCTGTACGCTGTGTCAGGCCGTCGAGCCCGTCGTCGGCACCGTCGCCCGCGCGACCGACGCCGTCGTGGCCACGTGCAACCCGCGAACCGACCTCGCCCTCGTCGACGAGTACGACGTGCGCAGCGTCCCGACGCTCGTCCTGTTCGCCGACGGCGAGGAGGTCGCCCGCCACGCCGACGGGTTCGTCGGGGCCGAGGAACTCGTCGGAACGGTCGAGGAACACGCCCCACCGGCCGCGACCGAGCCGCGGCGGCGGTGA
- a CDS encoding DsbA family oxidoreductase has translation MSDAQDAEVVTVYSDYVCPFCYLGRKSLEQYREGRDGDIAVDWHPFDLRAGERGPDGEIDSSVDNGKDEDYYAEARRNVERLQEQYGVEMATEMATDVDSLDAQVASYYVKEHYPQGTWLTFDWAIFDALWQDERDIGDVDVLAELADDAGVDPDEVRSAISDDRLRETVGELFDAARRQGVTGVPTFVYKEHAARGAVPPEQLKRLVEGTTA, from the coding sequence ATGAGCGACGCGCAGGACGCCGAAGTCGTCACCGTCTACTCCGACTACGTCTGCCCGTTCTGTTACCTCGGGCGCAAGTCGCTGGAGCAGTACCGCGAGGGGCGGGACGGCGACATCGCGGTCGACTGGCACCCGTTCGACCTCCGTGCCGGCGAGCGCGGCCCCGACGGGGAGATCGATAGCTCGGTCGACAACGGCAAGGACGAGGACTACTACGCGGAGGCCCGACGGAACGTCGAGCGCCTGCAGGAGCAGTACGGCGTCGAGATGGCGACGGAGATGGCCACCGATGTGGACTCGCTGGACGCGCAGGTCGCCTCGTACTACGTGAAGGAACACTACCCGCAGGGGACGTGGCTGACGTTCGACTGGGCGATATTCGACGCGCTCTGGCAGGACGAGCGGGACATCGGCGACGTGGACGTCCTCGCTGAACTGGCCGACGACGCCGGGGTCGACCCCGACGAGGTCCGGTCGGCTATCTCCGACGACCGGCTCCGGGAGACGGTCGGCGAACTGTTCGACGCGGCGCGGCGGCAGGGGGTCACGGGCGTCCCGACGTTCGTTTACAAGGAACACGCCGCGCGCGGCGCAGTCCCGCCGGAACAGCTGAAACGGCTCGTCGAGGGCACGACGGCGTAA
- a CDS encoding oxidoreductase: protein MSESWDASSMPDQSGKTVVVTGANSGVGLEATRAFARKGAHVVMACRSVERGEAAKAEVREDVPAASLTVGELDLGDLGSVRSFAEWFGGRDLPLHVLCNNAGVMAIPRRETADGFEQQFGVNHLGHFALTGLLLPHLRETSGETRVVTQSSGVHERGRIDFDDLHGEASYDKWDAYAQSKLANVLFAYELDRRLGGDADSADVRSVACHPGYADTNLQRRGPEMAGSRIRLWLMKAANAVLAQSPEDGALPMLYAATAPDVDGGDYVGPGGLMNMRGPPEKQRSSDRSYDESTARRLWEVSREATGVTYALSAPS, encoded by the coding sequence ATGAGCGAGTCGTGGGACGCGTCATCGATGCCGGACCAGTCCGGGAAGACCGTGGTCGTCACCGGCGCGAACAGCGGCGTCGGCCTCGAAGCGACGCGGGCGTTCGCCCGGAAGGGCGCACACGTCGTCATGGCCTGCCGGAGCGTCGAGCGCGGCGAGGCGGCGAAGGCGGAGGTCCGCGAGGACGTGCCCGCGGCGTCGCTGACCGTCGGCGAACTCGACCTCGGCGACCTGGGATCGGTGCGGTCGTTCGCCGAGTGGTTCGGCGGGCGGGACCTCCCGCTGCACGTCCTCTGTAACAACGCCGGCGTGATGGCGATCCCGCGGCGCGAGACAGCCGACGGGTTCGAGCAGCAGTTCGGCGTCAACCACCTCGGCCACTTCGCGCTGACCGGGCTGCTCCTCCCGCACCTCCGGGAGACGTCGGGGGAGACCCGGGTGGTCACCCAGAGCAGCGGCGTCCACGAGCGGGGCCGGATCGACTTCGACGACCTGCACGGCGAGGCGTCGTACGACAAGTGGGACGCCTACGCACAGAGCAAGCTCGCCAACGTGCTGTTCGCGTACGAACTCGACCGCCGGCTCGGCGGCGACGCCGACAGCGCCGACGTGCGCAGCGTCGCCTGCCACCCCGGCTACGCCGACACGAACCTCCAGCGGCGCGGCCCGGAGATGGCGGGCTCGCGGATCCGCCTGTGGCTGATGAAGGCGGCGAACGCCGTCCTCGCGCAGTCGCCCGAGGACGGCGCGCTCCCGATGCTGTACGCCGCCACCGCGCCGGACGTCGACGGCGGCGACTACGTCGGCCCGGGCGGCCTCATGAACATGCGCGGCCCTCCGGAGAAACAGCGGTCCAGCGACCGGTCGTACGACGAGTCGACCGCGCGCCGCCTCTGGGAGGTCTCGCGCGAGGCGACCGGCGTCACGTACGCGCTCAGCGCGCCGTCGTGA
- a CDS encoding DUF7535 family protein, producing MPRTVTELSGWEQNTEMSLIGYLLGAGTALLMLPLLPFLAVLWVFDRLFGGDRTGRAADSVDYRPD from the coding sequence ATGCCCCGAACCGTGACCGAACTCTCCGGGTGGGAACAGAACACGGAAATGAGCCTCATCGGGTACCTGCTCGGGGCGGGGACGGCGCTGCTGATGCTGCCCCTGCTCCCTTTCCTCGCCGTGCTGTGGGTGTTCGACCGCCTGTTCGGCGGTGACCGCACCGGGCGGGCCGCCGACAGTGTCGACTACCGCCCGGACTAG
- the psmB gene encoding archaeal proteasome endopeptidase complex subunit beta, translating to MHDDFTTDGIDGGRPGPTDPEVGQIPTNDLSAEDLDNVNKTGTTTVGLVTADGVVIATDMRASLGGRFVSNKNVQKVEQIHDTAALTLVGSVGGAQSFIKSLRAEANLYEARRGESMSINALATLAGNFARGGPFFAINPILGGVDEEGHHVYSIDPAGGVMADDYTVTGSGMQLAYGVLEQEYEEGLSNEEAKTVAARAVKSAAERDTGSGNGVFLAEITDEGVDIHGHSDFDEVI from the coding sequence ATGCACGACGATTTCACTACCGACGGCATCGACGGCGGACGGCCCGGACCGACCGACCCCGAAGTCGGGCAGATCCCGACGAACGACCTGTCCGCGGAGGACCTGGACAACGTAAACAAGACGGGGACGACGACGGTCGGCCTGGTCACCGCGGACGGCGTGGTGATCGCGACGGACATGCGCGCCAGTCTGGGCGGGCGGTTCGTCTCGAACAAGAACGTCCAGAAGGTCGAACAGATCCACGACACCGCGGCGCTGACGCTGGTCGGCTCGGTCGGCGGTGCGCAGTCGTTCATCAAGAGCCTGCGGGCTGAGGCGAACCTCTACGAGGCGCGCCGTGGCGAGTCGATGAGCATCAACGCGCTGGCGACGCTGGCGGGCAACTTCGCCCGTGGCGGTCCGTTCTTCGCGATCAACCCCATCCTGGGGGGCGTCGACGAGGAAGGCCACCACGTCTACAGCATCGACCCCGCCGGCGGCGTCATGGCCGACGACTACACCGTCACCGGCTCTGGCATGCAACTGGCCTACGGCGTCCTCGAACAGGAGTACGAAGAGGGCCTCTCGAACGAGGAAGCCAAGACCGTCGCCGCCCGCGCCGTCAAGAGCGCCGCCGAGCGCGACACCGGCTCGGGCAACGGCGTGTTCCTCGCCGAAATCACCGACGAGGGCGTCGACATCCACGGCCACTCCGACTTCGACGAAGTCATCTGA
- the psmA gene encoding archaeal proteasome endopeptidase complex subunit alpha, giving the protein MQGQSQQQAYDRGITIFSPDGRLYQVEYAREAVKRGTASIGVRTSEGVVLAVDKQLRSELMEPNSIEKLHKADDHVGIASAGHVADARQLIDFARQQAQVEQIRYGEPVGVETLTKRVTDHIQQYTQTGGARPFGVALLIAGVDDGQPRLFETDPSGTPNEWKALAVGRDRGEIQEYLEDNYEEEADLDAGIDLALEALGSVADDGFEPSGVGVATVDVETEQYDELDEDRVESHLAELDLLTEE; this is encoded by the coding sequence ATGCAAGGACAATCGCAACAGCAGGCGTACGACCGCGGGATCACTATCTTCTCGCCGGACGGCCGCCTGTACCAGGTGGAGTACGCCCGCGAGGCGGTCAAGCGCGGGACGGCAAGCATCGGCGTACGGACGAGCGAGGGCGTCGTCCTCGCGGTGGACAAACAGCTCCGCTCGGAGCTGATGGAGCCAAACAGCATCGAGAAACTGCACAAGGCCGACGACCACGTCGGCATCGCCAGCGCGGGCCACGTCGCCGACGCGCGCCAGTTGATCGACTTCGCGCGCCAGCAGGCGCAGGTCGAGCAGATCCGCTACGGCGAGCCGGTCGGCGTCGAGACGCTGACCAAGCGCGTCACGGACCACATCCAGCAGTACACCCAGACGGGCGGCGCGCGCCCGTTCGGCGTCGCGCTGCTGATCGCCGGCGTCGACGACGGCCAGCCGCGCCTGTTCGAGACCGACCCCAGCGGCACGCCCAACGAGTGGAAGGCGCTGGCCGTCGGCCGCGACCGCGGCGAGATCCAGGAGTACCTGGAGGACAACTACGAGGAGGAGGCCGACCTCGACGCCGGCATCGACCTCGCGCTTGAGGCGCTTGGCTCCGTGGCCGACGACGGCTTCGAGCCCAGCGGCGTCGGCGTCGCGACGGTCGACGTCGAGACCGAGCAGTACGACGAACTCGACGAGGACCGCGTCGAATCGCACCTCGCTGAACTCGACCTCCTGACGGAGGAGTAA
- a CDS encoding glutathione S-transferase N-terminal domain-containing protein, with amino-acid sequence MLELYQAEGCPHSETVREKLTDLGLSYVAHNPRRPGENPAVLNEQVHAELRAVAGEDTIPVLVDHDRGEVVTESDRIESYLGEHYGDLR; translated from the coding sequence ATGCTCGAACTGTACCAGGCCGAGGGCTGTCCGCACAGCGAAACGGTTCGGGAGAAACTCACCGATCTGGGGCTCTCCTACGTCGCACACAACCCGCGCCGCCCGGGCGAGAATCCGGCCGTGCTCAACGAACAAGTCCACGCGGAACTGCGGGCGGTCGCCGGCGAGGACACCATCCCGGTGCTCGTCGACCACGACCGCGGCGAGGTCGTAACCGAGAGCGACCGCATCGAGTCGTATCTCGGCGAACACTACGGCGACCTGCGCTGA
- a CDS encoding transglutaminaseTgpA domain-containing protein, with translation MSARTAASAVEGSGRGYRLLALGGVAALTASYVAVLHDLATIVGDSSLLLPVVAGSALLGAAVARSLGERAAATLAACLGAVGYGYYLLVTPGGLEVLLNATDRIISDVVALLTGYSVLRLTMADVWSLGFAPAPVFLSWYFAVRRRYVPAVAAGGAALLVLVLTGDAGIEITLLGVLGGVAAVGFGELDRRGGSVEQADVVVVLVVAMAVASLWVPAVGGDGSKPLFLVPGGGSAAAGGGLAEATDRMTIQGETELSPTVRFTVESERAEYWRVATYDRYTGDGWIRSGKSEPYDGQLLEPPGPTRTVEQRVTVESPMRAMPAAASPVAVRGDAAGDALVTDHGGLATGGRLAPGATYTVESEVLTTTPGELRRAGTEYPDYVRQRDYTQLPDDTPARLGERTAEIAGDETNPYDKAVAIEEYLEANKEYSLDVDRPDGNVADAFLFEMDAGYCTYYATTMTAMLRSQGIPARMVTGYTPGQDVGNDTYVVRGVDAHAWVEVYFPDNGWVRFDPTPSGDRSDSETETVQEAREDGADGVDTDESAGEPLVETTTAPDDPGLTNGSQPGERGTVDRRANMPELPEGTVNGTLAATDAPNTTAGGSSPSNDAGGGDAGPSSPDLPSPETVAWALFVGVGLVAGAHRAGVTGRAYGALRLHWQGDADTPAADAERAGERLDALLAREYRPRRPGETPREYVESLSLAGLDDRAHRVARIRERARYGDGVSREEADEAIKLVDDLVAERTPLLGRIRRLP, from the coding sequence GTGAGCGCCCGTACCGCCGCCTCGGCCGTCGAGGGGTCGGGGCGGGGGTACCGCCTGCTCGCGCTCGGGGGCGTCGCCGCGCTCACCGCGTCGTACGTCGCCGTGTTGCACGACCTGGCGACGATAGTCGGCGACAGCAGCCTCCTCCTGCCGGTCGTCGCCGGGTCGGCGCTGCTGGGGGCCGCGGTCGCCCGGTCGCTCGGGGAGCGGGCGGCGGCGACGCTCGCGGCGTGTCTCGGGGCCGTGGGCTACGGCTACTACCTCCTCGTGACGCCGGGGGGGCTGGAGGTCCTCCTGAACGCGACCGACCGGATCATCTCCGACGTCGTGGCGCTGCTGACGGGGTACTCCGTGCTCCGGCTGACGATGGCCGACGTGTGGTCGCTCGGCTTCGCGCCGGCCCCCGTCTTCCTCTCGTGGTACTTCGCCGTCAGGCGGCGGTACGTCCCCGCCGTCGCGGCCGGCGGGGCCGCCCTCCTCGTCCTCGTCCTGACCGGCGACGCCGGGATCGAGATCACGCTGCTGGGGGTGCTCGGCGGCGTCGCCGCGGTCGGCTTCGGCGAACTCGACCGCCGCGGCGGGAGCGTCGAACAGGCGGACGTCGTCGTCGTGCTCGTCGTGGCGATGGCCGTCGCCTCGCTGTGGGTCCCGGCGGTCGGCGGCGACGGGAGCAAGCCGCTGTTCCTGGTGCCCGGCGGCGGGAGCGCGGCGGCGGGCGGCGGGCTGGCCGAGGCGACCGACCGCATGACGATACAGGGCGAGACCGAGCTGTCGCCGACGGTCCGGTTCACCGTCGAGAGCGAGCGCGCCGAGTACTGGCGGGTCGCCACGTACGACCGCTACACCGGCGACGGCTGGATCCGGTCGGGCAAGTCCGAGCCGTACGACGGACAGCTCCTCGAACCGCCCGGGCCGACGCGGACGGTCGAGCAGCGCGTCACCGTCGAGTCGCCGATGCGGGCGATGCCGGCCGCCGCCAGCCCGGTCGCCGTGCGCGGCGACGCCGCCGGCGACGCGCTCGTCACCGACCACGGCGGGCTCGCGACCGGCGGCCGGCTGGCGCCCGGCGCGACGTACACCGTCGAGAGCGAGGTGCTCACGACGACGCCCGGGGAGCTGCGCCGCGCGGGCACCGAGTACCCCGACTACGTCCGGCAGCGCGACTACACCCAGCTGCCGGACGACACGCCCGCCCGGCTCGGCGAGCGGACCGCGGAGATAGCGGGGGACGAGACGAACCCCTACGACAAGGCGGTCGCCATCGAGGAGTACCTGGAGGCGAACAAGGAGTACTCGCTGGACGTCGACCGGCCGGACGGCAACGTCGCCGACGCGTTCCTCTTCGAGATGGACGCCGGCTACTGCACGTACTACGCGACGACGATGACCGCAATGCTGCGGTCGCAGGGTATCCCCGCCCGGATGGTCACGGGCTACACGCCCGGGCAGGACGTCGGCAACGACACGTACGTCGTCCGCGGGGTCGACGCCCACGCCTGGGTCGAGGTGTACTTCCCGGACAACGGCTGGGTGCGGTTCGACCCGACGCCGAGCGGCGACCGGTCCGACTCGGAGACCGAGACGGTCCAGGAGGCCCGCGAGGACGGCGCCGACGGCGTCGACACCGACGAGAGCGCCGGGGAGCCGCTGGTCGAGACGACCACAGCGCCCGACGACCCGGGGCTGACGAACGGGTCCCAGCCCGGGGAGCGGGGGACCGTCGACCGCCGGGCGAACATGCCCGAACTGCCCGAGGGAACGGTAAACGGCACGCTCGCCGCGACGGACGCCCCCAACACGACGGCCGGCGGCTCGTCGCCGTCGAACGACGCGGGCGGCGGCGACGCCGGACCGTCGTCCCCGGACCTGCCGTCCCCCGAGACGGTCGCCTGGGCGCTGTTCGTCGGGGTCGGCCTCGTCGCTGGGGCACACCGCGCCGGCGTGACGGGCCGGGCGTACGGCGCCCTGCGGCTCCACTGGCAGGGCGACGCGGACACGCCGGCCGCCGACGCGGAGCGCGCCGGGGAGCGCCTCGACGCGCTGCTCGCGCGCGAGTACCGCCCCCGTCGCCCCGGCGAGACGCCGCGGGAGTACGTCGAGTCGCTGTCGCTTGCCGGCCTCGACGACCGGGCGCACCGGGTCGCCCGGATCCGCGAACGCGCCCGCTACGGCGACGGCGTCTCCCGCGAGGAGGCCGACGAAGCCATCAAACTGGTCGACGACCTCGTCGCCGAGCGGACGCCGCTGCTCGGAAGGATCCGGCGGCTACCGTAG
- a CDS encoding DUF58 domain-containing protein — protein MLTRRGWGLLGVVVGCLAMATAYGARSLNAVMVPGLIALVAAVVQVARADRPSVTRGVPADGFVGERRTVTVDVAADAAAAGVVTDRLDAGLGGGTVTRETTVGGTVSYDVTLEARGEHRLGPASVAVTDVLGLARRAFDYRDTDTLLAYPPVYGLTRGSLPYGAAATAGGREEFDHLREYDRGDSTGDVHWKSSAKRPDDELLVREFVGDEPDAVSVVAETADDARPQADAMATAAASVSLGLLDRGVPVAVDAPAGNVPAGDGPDHRTAVLSLLARTGPGSVPADRRRDADVVVTATDGGVDVAFADRRTTFDALVAGEPTERAAEAEVTP, from the coding sequence ATGCTCACGCGACGCGGCTGGGGGCTGCTCGGGGTCGTCGTCGGCTGCCTGGCGATGGCGACGGCGTACGGCGCGCGCTCGCTCAACGCCGTCATGGTGCCCGGACTGATCGCGCTGGTCGCCGCCGTCGTTCAGGTCGCCCGGGCCGACAGGCCGTCGGTGACCCGCGGCGTCCCCGCGGACGGCTTCGTCGGCGAGCGCCGGACGGTTACGGTCGACGTGGCCGCCGACGCGGCCGCCGCCGGCGTCGTCACCGACCGCCTCGACGCGGGCCTCGGCGGCGGGACGGTCACCCGCGAGACGACGGTCGGCGGGACCGTCTCCTACGACGTGACGCTCGAAGCGCGCGGCGAGCACCGCCTCGGCCCCGCCTCGGTCGCCGTCACCGACGTGCTCGGGCTGGCGCGGCGGGCCTTCGACTACCGCGACACGGACACCCTGCTCGCGTACCCGCCGGTGTACGGGCTGACCCGCGGGTCGCTCCCGTACGGTGCCGCCGCGACGGCCGGCGGCCGCGAGGAGTTCGACCACCTCCGGGAGTACGACCGCGGCGATTCGACCGGCGACGTCCACTGGAAGTCGAGCGCGAAGCGGCCGGACGACGAGTTGCTCGTCCGGGAGTTCGTCGGGGACGAACCCGACGCCGTCAGCGTCGTCGCCGAGACGGCGGACGACGCCCGGCCGCAGGCGGACGCGATGGCGACGGCCGCGGCGAGCGTCTCGCTCGGCCTGCTCGACCGCGGGGTGCCGGTCGCGGTCGACGCCCCCGCGGGGAACGTCCCGGCGGGCGACGGCCCCGACCACCGGACCGCGGTCCTCTCGCTGCTGGCCCGGACCGGTCCGGGGTCTGTCCCGGCCGACCGGCGGCGGGACGCCGACGTCGTCGTCACCGCGACCGACGGCGGCGTCGACGTCGCGTTCGCCGACCGCCGGACGACGTTCGACGCCCTCGTCGCCGGGGAGCCGACGGAACGCGCCGCCGAGGCGGAGGTGACGCCGTGA